The following proteins are co-located in the Rhodohalobacter sp. SW132 genome:
- a CDS encoding Gfo/Idh/MocA family protein → MNKSKKTGIGIVGLGSISTTHAEAINNLDDAELVAACSRSEVNRNLFKQKFNVPVYADYEEFLSHNNLDVVTICTPSGSHLDFGKLAAKAGKHLVIEKPIEISVERGRELLKHCSQNGVQLAVIYQNRFIDGVQQMKQAVTAGEIGTPIMARASVKWFRDQDYYSESGWRGTLKMDGGGAVINQAIHTVDLLIWMMGEITTLSAYTEKLTHPGIEAEDNAVAVMKFESGALGVFEASTSIVPAQSRSLEINGSEGTALLDGDQFQLIRKGGKTESKEKSKKGAESPLSGVKAADHQVQYDKIVNALKKNETPIVSGEESLQSLAVVEAIYRSAGSGKRISPGSILFQGS, encoded by the coding sequence ATGAATAAATCAAAAAAAACAGGCATTGGAATTGTAGGGCTCGGGAGTATATCCACCACTCATGCAGAAGCCATAAACAACCTGGATGATGCAGAACTGGTAGCGGCCTGCAGCAGAAGTGAGGTAAACCGAAATTTATTTAAACAAAAGTTTAACGTTCCGGTTTATGCTGACTACGAGGAATTTCTTTCGCATAACAATCTTGATGTGGTCACGATCTGCACCCCAAGCGGATCCCATCTCGACTTCGGGAAATTAGCAGCAAAAGCTGGAAAACATCTGGTCATAGAAAAGCCAATAGAAATATCCGTTGAAAGGGGACGTGAATTATTAAAGCACTGCAGTCAAAACGGTGTACAGCTGGCCGTGATTTATCAAAACAGGTTCATCGATGGAGTTCAGCAGATGAAACAAGCTGTTACTGCTGGAGAAATTGGTACCCCAATAATGGCTCGGGCATCCGTAAAATGGTTTCGGGATCAGGACTACTATTCTGAGTCTGGATGGCGTGGCACATTAAAAATGGATGGGGGCGGAGCTGTCATTAATCAAGCTATTCATACAGTCGATCTCCTGATATGGATGATGGGAGAAATCACAACTCTTTCAGCTTATACTGAAAAGCTGACACATCCCGGTATCGAAGCTGAAGACAATGCAGTAGCAGTAATGAAATTTGAATCAGGTGCACTTGGAGTATTTGAGGCATCTACTTCGATCGTACCGGCACAGTCTCGTTCTCTTGAAATTAATGGAAGCGAAGGAACTGCTCTCTTGGATGGAGATCAGTTTCAGCTGATACGAAAGGGTGGGAAAACAGAATCAAAAGAGAAAAGCAAAAAAGGGGCTGAGAGTCCTCTTTCAGGTGTGAAAGCAGCTGATCATCAAGTGCAATATGATAAAATTGTGAATGCTTTGAAAAAAAACGAAACACCAATTGTTTCGGGAGAAGAGAGTCTCCAGTCTCTGGCAGTTGTTGAAGCAATATACAGATCTGCAGGCAGTGGAAAACGTATATCCCCTGGTTCGATTCTGTTTCAAGGATCATAG